One stretch of Siphonobacter curvatus DNA includes these proteins:
- a CDS encoding type III pantothenate kinase translates to MKSETYALAIDLGNTYAKTGLFTADGHLEETHWNFTIPELLEYVRERNPVRVVLSSTGHAEDKIRSWFAFLPSPILWLTPQTPVPLIKRYDTPHTLGADRVAAAIGARHLFPDRNAVVIDMGTCITYDYVDTENNFHGGLISPGLRMRFKAMHSFTQRLPLVEVPETFPPLVGKSTIHAMQSGVLYGLIAEVQGLIEQYRSIYPDFQVILCGGDAPLFESRLKEPIFAAPELVLLGLYRILNYNV, encoded by the coding sequence TTGAAATCAGAAACGTACGCTCTGGCCATTGATCTGGGTAATACTTACGCCAAAACCGGCCTTTTTACGGCGGATGGACATTTGGAGGAAACGCATTGGAATTTTACCATACCGGAATTGCTGGAGTATGTTCGCGAACGCAATCCCGTTCGGGTGGTCCTGTCTTCCACGGGGCATGCGGAAGATAAAATACGTAGCTGGTTCGCCTTTCTGCCTTCCCCGATCCTCTGGCTTACTCCCCAAACGCCCGTACCGTTAATTAAACGGTATGATACACCCCATACCTTGGGAGCCGACCGCGTAGCGGCAGCCATTGGAGCTCGGCACTTGTTTCCTGACCGTAATGCAGTAGTCATCGATATGGGTACCTGTATCACGTACGATTACGTAGATACGGAAAATAATTTTCACGGCGGCCTGATTTCTCCGGGGCTCCGTATGCGATTTAAGGCCATGCATTCGTTTACCCAACGATTACCTCTGGTAGAAGTACCCGAGACCTTTCCACCCCTAGTTGGCAAGAGCACCATTCACGCCATGCAAAGTGGTGTTTTATACGGGCTAATCGCCGAAGTACAGGGCCTCATCGAACAATACCGTAGTATTTATCCTGATTTTCAAGTCATTTTGTGTGGAGGGGATGCTCCTCTGTTTGAATCTCGACTGAAAGAACCGATATTTGCAGCCCCCGAACTGGTCCTGCTGGGCCTATACCGAATTTTAAACTATAATGTCTAA
- a CDS encoding TonB-dependent receptor plug domain-containing protein: MRYLIPAFTGLGLLLAFTAEDVLTRIVNRFNAYQREFPQEKVYIHCDRPYYALGETIWFKGYLFDAASHRTDTVSRVLYVDLIRNGKTLLQKRFLPNEGMATGDFYLADTLQEGQYQIRAYTNWMRNFDEDFFFTREFQVYQPTVTERNVVQAKEECSIQFFPEGGDLVQDIESRVGFKAINQSGRSVAIQGVILENDKDTVTAFQSEHLGMGRFMMTPQAGKTYTAIVKHGTSTQRVPLPNVQPQGHVLIVDNLSNKDMIRVFIFNQLPATEANKELYIVAQMRGEILFVAKGTTGKKTFVANVPRVKFTEEGIVQFTLFGANAEPLAERLAYVRQPNSVLSLELKTDKAAYKPREKVTLDFEAKDAAGRPVLGDFSLTVTDAGQVTPERYPQTLVSYLLMSSDLKGFIEEPGYYFDPQNPNAVLHLDFLMMTQGWRRFNWKQILTEEPKNPAYWVEQGLSLTGKVTRPNGKILEKKGINVTLFMTPPRQAPVLEAVSAEADGSYAFHNLYFGDSVKVMVQAVAGKNDRNLSVTLHGFPQPTVRLTKTPFQPVDMQAEAFAEYLSRANENLQIERQFRLDKARLLKEITVKARRPEDMDGRKIYGHADATVKFDQMNSSGATSIFQVLQGRVAGLNITGGGMDYTVQIRGAMNFSGVVEPLFVLDGMPVDKQTVATIPPTEVDYVDVLKGASAAIYGSRASGGVISILTKRGNTTYDWSKEAVPGQLVRMLDGYAKVREFYSPDYSVDAPENLRPDYRSTLYWNPHVQTDENGKARVTFYNTDHATQIQAQLEGACSDGRVGATKVSYRVQ; the protein is encoded by the coding sequence ATGCGATACTTGATTCCCGCGTTTACGGGTTTGGGCCTGTTACTGGCCTTCACTGCCGAAGACGTATTAACTCGAATCGTAAATCGCTTTAATGCTTACCAGCGGGAATTTCCTCAGGAAAAAGTATATATCCACTGCGACCGACCCTATTATGCGTTGGGCGAAACCATTTGGTTTAAAGGATATTTGTTTGATGCGGCTAGCCATCGGACGGATACGGTAAGCCGGGTGTTGTACGTGGATTTAATCAGGAATGGAAAAACGCTCTTGCAAAAACGTTTTCTTCCCAACGAAGGCATGGCAACGGGTGATTTTTATCTGGCCGATACGCTTCAGGAAGGCCAATATCAGATTCGGGCTTACACCAACTGGATGCGGAATTTCGATGAAGACTTCTTTTTTACCCGGGAATTTCAGGTGTATCAGCCTACCGTTACCGAACGAAATGTAGTTCAGGCCAAGGAAGAGTGTTCGATACAATTTTTTCCGGAAGGTGGCGATCTGGTACAGGATATTGAATCTCGGGTTGGATTTAAAGCCATTAATCAGTCGGGAAGGAGTGTTGCCATACAAGGAGTGATTTTGGAGAACGACAAGGATACGGTTACCGCTTTTCAGTCCGAACACCTGGGGATGGGTCGATTTATGATGACTCCTCAGGCGGGGAAAACGTACACGGCGATAGTCAAACACGGTACAAGCACTCAACGCGTCCCTTTACCCAACGTTCAGCCCCAGGGTCACGTACTAATTGTCGATAATCTGTCGAATAAAGACATGATTCGGGTCTTTATATTCAATCAGTTGCCTGCTACTGAAGCCAACAAAGAACTATACATTGTTGCCCAAATGCGGGGAGAAATATTGTTTGTAGCCAAGGGTACAACGGGCAAGAAAACGTTTGTCGCCAATGTACCGCGGGTCAAGTTTACGGAAGAAGGGATTGTACAGTTTACGCTTTTCGGAGCGAATGCCGAACCACTCGCTGAGCGTTTGGCCTACGTTCGTCAGCCCAATAGTGTACTCAGTCTTGAGTTAAAAACGGATAAAGCCGCGTACAAACCCCGCGAAAAAGTAACCCTGGATTTTGAAGCCAAAGATGCCGCGGGCCGACCTGTACTCGGTGATTTTTCACTAACGGTAACGGATGCCGGGCAAGTAACGCCGGAGCGATACCCGCAAACGCTGGTTTCGTATCTGTTGATGAGTTCAGATTTGAAGGGCTTCATCGAAGAACCGGGGTATTATTTCGATCCACAAAATCCAAATGCAGTTTTACACCTGGATTTTTTGATGATGACGCAGGGCTGGCGACGCTTTAACTGGAAACAGATTCTGACAGAAGAACCGAAAAACCCCGCGTATTGGGTGGAGCAGGGACTATCGCTCACTGGTAAAGTTACCCGACCTAACGGTAAAATTCTGGAGAAGAAGGGCATCAACGTCACCTTATTTATGACCCCGCCCCGTCAGGCTCCCGTGTTGGAAGCTGTATCCGCTGAAGCCGATGGCTCTTATGCGTTCCATAATTTGTACTTTGGTGATTCAGTGAAAGTGATGGTACAAGCCGTTGCCGGTAAAAATGACCGCAATCTAAGCGTTACGTTGCACGGGTTTCCTCAACCTACGGTACGACTAACCAAAACGCCTTTTCAACCCGTTGATATGCAGGCAGAAGCGTTTGCTGAATACTTGAGCCGGGCGAATGAAAACCTGCAGATCGAACGGCAATTTCGGCTCGACAAAGCACGCTTACTCAAAGAAATAACGGTGAAAGCCCGACGGCCGGAAGATATGGATGGCCGTAAAATCTACGGTCATGCCGATGCGACGGTTAAGTTCGACCAGATGAATTCGTCCGGAGCTACCTCGATATTTCAGGTTCTTCAGGGGCGAGTAGCTGGTTTGAACATTACAGGCGGTGGAATGGATTATACGGTACAGATTCGCGGAGCTATGAATTTTTCTGGCGTGGTGGAGCCGTTGTTTGTACTGGATGGTATGCCGGTGGATAAACAAACTGTGGCTACGATTCCGCCCACGGAGGTGGATTATGTGGACGTACTCAAAGGAGCATCGGCCGCCATTTATGGCTCGCGGGCTTCGGGAGGGGTAATCTCGATTTTAACCAAACGCGGCAATACGACGTACGACTGGTCGAAGGAAGCGGTACCCGGACAATTGGTACGGATGCTGGACGGGTACGCCAAAGTACGAGAGTTCTATTCGCCGGATTACAGCGTGGATGCCCCCGAGAACTTACGACCCGACTACCGTTCGACGCTATACTGGAATCCGCACGTACAAACGGACGAAAATGGGAAGGCTCGGGTAACGTTTTATAATACCGATCACGCTACCCAGATTCAGGCTCAGCTGGAAGGAGCTTGTTCCGACGGTCGGGTAGGGGCGACGAAGGTGAGCTACCGCGTTCAGTAA
- a CDS encoding transglycosylase domain-containing protein gives MFKLLPGPYKQMIRQIWRFTLVALGSFFLYILAVYFNLFNLFGGMPSLKQLDNPRNELASEIISSDGVVLGSYFLENRSPVELQDISPNVINALIATEDVRFVKHSGIDPRGIGRSVAGMGKAGGGSTLTQQLVKNLFEARSERYKGILGDVPLVKLLIIKTKEWITAIQLERRYTKQEIMQMYLNTVEFSDNAYGIRTASLHYFSKEPSQLSVEEAAVLVGMCQNPDRFNPRMHPEASKNRRNIVMQQMVHYGFLSPSQYEGYQADPIALRLKSLNHNSNQAPYFIAVMRDRLLQEIEELNRQRSSDDPLDLYTSGLKIHVTIDSRMQRHAEDACMEHIQEQQRLFNAHWKGRNPWVDEGGRELKGFIENRIAPRTERYRTLKQSFGDDKEKIWKGLNTPVRMRIFSYRGERDTTMTPLDSIRYYKRFMHIGMMSEDPNTGQVKAWVGGINFKYFKFDHVKQSRRQPGSSFKPFVYATAIDKGYTPCDMVEDVATCIGNWCPKNYDGGASGRSMTLRQAIAKSVNTISVQLMKKFGAETIIEYAHRLGVKSPVPKDVTICLGTSDVNLFEMVNAYSTFVNGGVAWDEPQTILRIEDRYGNVLRKFEATTHDALSPETAWRMVYMLQGATQEPGGTSARLNREPCGQNNQIGGKTGTTSNYSDGWFMGVTQGLVTGVWVGGDERSIHFRTGALGQGGRMALPAWAKYMNRVYADRSIGLQKIPFKKPANDKVCDNPFGDRSYGDSTIVIPNEKRPADGELL, from the coding sequence ATGTTTAAGTTGCTTCCGGGTCCTTATAAGCAAATGATCCGTCAGATCTGGCGGTTTACGCTTGTTGCTTTAGGATCCTTCTTTTTATATATTCTGGCCGTCTACTTCAATCTGTTCAATCTGTTCGGCGGCATGCCTAGCCTGAAACAGTTGGATAACCCACGGAATGAGCTAGCCTCAGAAATTATATCGTCTGACGGTGTCGTACTGGGTAGTTACTTTCTGGAAAACCGCAGCCCGGTCGAATTACAGGACATCTCTCCCAATGTTATTAATGCCCTCATTGCTACGGAGGACGTTCGTTTCGTTAAGCACTCGGGGATTGATCCGAGAGGGATTGGTCGATCGGTTGCCGGTATGGGGAAAGCCGGGGGTGGTAGTACGCTGACGCAACAGTTGGTAAAAAACCTGTTTGAAGCCCGCAGTGAACGCTACAAAGGGATTTTGGGCGATGTACCGCTGGTTAAGCTTCTGATTATTAAAACGAAAGAATGGATTACAGCCATTCAGCTGGAACGCCGGTACACCAAGCAGGAAATCATGCAGATGTACCTCAATACGGTTGAGTTCAGCGACAATGCCTACGGAATTCGTACGGCTTCCCTGCACTATTTCAGTAAAGAGCCTTCGCAATTGTCGGTGGAAGAAGCTGCGGTACTGGTAGGGATGTGTCAGAACCCGGATCGCTTTAATCCGCGGATGCACCCGGAGGCTTCTAAAAACCGTCGCAATATTGTAATGCAACAAATGGTGCATTACGGCTTTCTAAGCCCCTCGCAGTACGAAGGTTATCAGGCCGACCCTATTGCTTTGCGATTAAAATCCCTCAACCACAATAGTAATCAGGCTCCGTATTTCATTGCGGTTATGCGGGATCGACTGTTGCAGGAAATTGAAGAACTCAACCGGCAACGTTCCAGTGATGATCCCTTAGATCTGTACACGAGCGGACTCAAAATTCACGTTACGATTGATTCGCGGATGCAACGCCACGCCGAAGATGCCTGTATGGAACACATTCAGGAACAACAGCGACTCTTCAATGCTCACTGGAAGGGTCGAAATCCTTGGGTAGATGAAGGGGGACGCGAGTTGAAAGGCTTTATCGAGAACCGTATTGCTCCCCGTACGGAACGCTACCGGACCCTGAAACAAAGTTTCGGCGACGACAAGGAAAAAATCTGGAAAGGATTGAATACGCCCGTTCGGATGCGAATTTTCTCCTACCGCGGCGAACGCGATACCACCATGACCCCCCTGGATTCCATTCGCTACTACAAGCGGTTCATGCACATCGGGATGATGTCAGAAGATCCGAATACGGGTCAAGTGAAAGCCTGGGTAGGTGGTATCAACTTTAAGTACTTTAAGTTCGATCACGTCAAGCAATCGCGTCGCCAGCCGGGTTCTTCGTTTAAACCTTTCGTATACGCCACGGCTATCGACAAAGGATATACCCCCTGCGATATGGTGGAAGACGTTGCCACCTGTATCGGTAACTGGTGTCCTAAAAACTACGATGGGGGTGCTTCAGGCCGCAGTATGACGCTTCGACAGGCCATTGCCAAATCGGTCAACACGATTTCGGTTCAGTTAATGAAGAAATTTGGGGCAGAAACGATTATTGAATACGCCCATCGACTTGGCGTAAAATCACCAGTTCCTAAAGATGTAACCATTTGTTTAGGCACATCCGACGTGAACCTATTCGAAATGGTAAACGCCTATTCAACGTTCGTAAATGGCGGCGTAGCCTGGGATGAACCCCAGACCATTTTACGAATTGAAGACCGCTACGGCAACGTACTCCGGAAATTTGAAGCCACTACGCACGATGCCCTAAGCCCCGAAACGGCCTGGCGAATGGTATACATGCTTCAGGGAGCTACCCAGGAACCCGGTGGTACTTCCGCCCGCCTGAATCGGGAGCCTTGCGGCCAGAACAATCAGATTGGTGGAAAGACGGGGACTACGTCAAACTACTCCGATGGTTGGTTCATGGGCGTTACGCAAGGACTCGTGACGGGTGTATGGGTAGGCGGCGACGAACGCTCGATTCACTTCCGGACGGGTGCTTTAGGCCAGGGTGGTCGAATGGCTTTGCCCGCCTGGGCCAAGTACATGAACCGCGTGTATGCCGATCGTTCGATTGGCCTTCAGAAAATTCCGTTCAAGAAGCCAGCGAATGACAAAGTCTGTGACAATCCTTTCGGAGATCGTTCGTACGGCGATTCGACCATTGTGATCCCTAACGAAAAGCGGCCTGCGGATGGCGAACTTCTGTAA
- a CDS encoding VCBS repeat-containing protein, with translation MKYWIFGCLLVFLVACQRSERKPAYVAPENPVFVHLSTAATGLDFRNQLPRLDSLYLDFPADSARQENFLRLAERLLGAGGVGAGDLNNDGLPDLFFTASDGKNRLYLNRGGWRFEDVTEAAGLTGNGQWSAGVSLADVNADGWLDLYVCHFGANARNELFIHSGTLSDQGVPIFTEQAQQLGLQNERQAVQAVFFDYDLDGDLDCLVANNFQASPDSTKEWPNGPDRLYQNEKGVFIDVSEKAGFRSARFSTGIAVADFNGDQWPDVALSRDFPENDVSYINQQKGSFAETYPFAHTPERSLGLAAADLDNDAYTDLFTASVLSDDAIRRRTQARFGNNQRALPTVGHNTLQRNEGQFSERAWLSGVAATDVSHSGLILDLDTDGWKDLFVPNGLMRDTRNLDFLEKLSKAGSRLSLKTLLRMMPSVTQSSFAFLNQKDFAFENQAIRLGLGEPSFSNGAAYADVDNDGDLDLIINQMGKPASLYRNDFDEAQKIQSLKIKFKGPAGNPFGYGAEIRVFTGELQQKFSLQPNQGYQSSQEPILQVGLGSAQQADSIVVYWPGFKMQVLRAVTANQTLVMEASEARDKVGSTVPKTNRMLTDVTAELFPKEIRHQEDSFDDLLSQPYLPRTLSKEGPKLAQGDVNGDGLIDVFLTGVQGQAGQLLLQTSKGTFLPSNQPAFLENQYREEVAALFLDVEGDKDLDLVVASGGNQSADSSWVRLYLNDGKGNFTLATNQMPTVSLNASCLAAADFDKDGDLDLFVGARSVPGSYGVTPKSYLFRNEKGVFKEDTPEILSRIGLVTDATWQDLDSDGMPDLVVVGEWMPITIFYNRRGKFTYSHNQTIPNSEGWWTALQKADLDGDGDMDFVVGNWGLNSEYKASYERPLYLQINDFDRNNSIDALLTLAERDGEQYPLDTKDEWKQQLPGWNSPFPSNSAFAEKSFHQLITNAQRRGTLEKKAVEFRSSVLINEGRGNFTLRPLPSVAQQSPVFAIAIHDFTKDGKPDILLGGNLWGMPPTRGRLDASRGTLLVQDSSLIFKEHHAGKGFFNGQVRGFTLVSVQQKYRLFVGRNKGKLQAFAF, from the coding sequence ATGAAGTACTGGATTTTCGGATGTTTGCTGGTGTTCCTCGTTGCTTGTCAACGCTCGGAACGGAAGCCGGCGTACGTTGCTCCCGAAAATCCCGTATTCGTTCATCTTTCCACCGCGGCTACGGGGCTTGATTTCCGGAATCAACTTCCCCGCCTGGATAGCCTGTATCTGGATTTTCCCGCCGATTCGGCCCGTCAGGAAAACTTCCTGCGTCTGGCCGAACGCCTGTTAGGTGCGGGTGGCGTGGGAGCCGGAGACTTGAACAATGATGGTTTACCCGATCTTTTCTTCACGGCCAGTGACGGAAAAAACCGCTTGTACCTTAACCGGGGCGGCTGGCGGTTTGAGGACGTAACCGAAGCAGCAGGTCTTACTGGTAATGGTCAGTGGAGTGCGGGGGTATCGCTGGCGGATGTGAACGCTGATGGCTGGCTCGATTTGTACGTCTGTCATTTTGGAGCAAATGCCCGAAACGAATTGTTTATTCATTCCGGAACATTGAGTGATCAGGGCGTTCCCATTTTCACGGAACAGGCTCAGCAGCTAGGTTTACAGAACGAACGGCAGGCTGTACAGGCCGTTTTCTTTGATTATGATCTGGATGGCGATCTCGATTGTCTGGTTGCGAATAATTTTCAGGCGAGTCCGGATTCTACGAAGGAATGGCCTAATGGCCCAGATCGACTGTATCAGAATGAAAAGGGAGTTTTTATAGACGTTTCTGAGAAAGCAGGGTTTCGCTCGGCACGCTTCAGCACGGGTATCGCTGTCGCCGATTTCAACGGAGATCAGTGGCCAGACGTCGCTCTTTCGCGGGATTTTCCTGAAAACGACGTAAGCTATATCAATCAGCAGAAAGGATCATTTGCAGAAACGTATCCCTTTGCTCATACGCCCGAGCGAAGTCTGGGGCTAGCCGCCGCCGATTTGGATAACGATGCCTATACCGATCTCTTTACCGCGTCCGTACTCTCAGACGATGCCATCCGTCGCCGTACGCAGGCACGATTCGGCAACAATCAGCGGGCTTTGCCGACGGTAGGTCACAATACGCTGCAACGGAATGAAGGACAATTTTCCGAGCGGGCTTGGCTGTCGGGTGTGGCGGCTACCGATGTCAGTCATAGTGGGTTGATTCTGGATTTGGATACCGATGGCTGGAAAGATCTCTTTGTCCCTAATGGACTGATGCGGGATACGCGTAATCTCGATTTTCTCGAAAAGCTTTCTAAAGCCGGCAGTCGGCTTTCCCTGAAAACACTGCTTCGGATGATGCCCTCTGTCACGCAGTCGAGTTTCGCTTTCCTGAATCAAAAAGATTTTGCCTTTGAAAATCAGGCCATTCGACTGGGTTTGGGTGAACCCAGTTTTTCAAACGGAGCTGCTTATGCTGATGTAGATAACGACGGTGATCTGGATTTGATCATTAATCAGATGGGCAAACCCGCCAGTCTGTACCGCAACGATTTCGACGAAGCACAAAAAATACAGTCGCTGAAAATCAAGTTTAAAGGTCCTGCGGGCAATCCCTTTGGCTACGGAGCCGAAATCCGGGTGTTTACGGGTGAGTTACAGCAAAAATTTAGTTTACAGCCCAATCAGGGGTACCAGTCGAGTCAGGAGCCTATTTTGCAGGTGGGATTAGGCTCGGCCCAACAGGCCGATTCCATCGTAGTCTATTGGCCGGGTTTTAAAATGCAAGTGCTACGGGCCGTAACGGCGAATCAGACACTGGTTATGGAGGCTAGCGAAGCCCGGGATAAAGTGGGCTCAACCGTACCGAAAACGAACCGGATGTTAACGGACGTTACTGCAGAACTCTTTCCGAAGGAAATCCGCCATCAGGAAGATTCTTTTGATGATCTATTGAGCCAGCCGTACCTGCCCCGTACCTTATCAAAAGAAGGCCCTAAACTAGCCCAGGGTGATGTGAATGGAGACGGACTCATTGACGTTTTTCTAACGGGTGTGCAGGGACAGGCCGGACAATTACTTTTGCAAACCTCAAAGGGTACGTTTCTCCCTAGTAATCAACCCGCTTTTCTGGAAAATCAGTACCGGGAAGAAGTAGCAGCTCTTTTTCTTGATGTGGAAGGCGACAAGGACTTGGATTTAGTAGTAGCCTCGGGTGGAAACCAATCCGCCGATAGCTCCTGGGTTCGATTGTACCTGAATGATGGAAAAGGAAACTTTACACTGGCTACTAATCAGATGCCTACGGTATCACTCAATGCTTCGTGTCTGGCAGCGGCGGATTTTGATAAAGATGGCGATCTGGACCTGTTCGTCGGTGCCCGGAGTGTACCAGGATCGTACGGCGTCACTCCCAAAAGTTATCTGTTTCGGAATGAAAAAGGGGTGTTCAAAGAAGATACACCCGAAATACTCAGCCGAATCGGACTGGTGACGGATGCCACCTGGCAGGATTTGGATTCGGATGGAATGCCCGATCTGGTCGTTGTAGGGGAGTGGATGCCCATTACGATTTTTTATAACCGGAGGGGTAAGTTTACGTATTCGCACAACCAGACGATTCCAAACTCAGAAGGCTGGTGGACGGCTCTGCAAAAGGCCGATCTGGACGGCGATGGGGATATGGATTTTGTGGTGGGGAACTGGGGGCTAAACTCCGAGTACAAAGCTTCCTATGAGAGACCCTTGTACTTGCAAATCAACGATTTTGACCGTAATAACAGCATCGATGCCTTACTGACATTGGCTGAAAGGGATGGTGAGCAATACCCGCTGGATACGAAAGATGAATGGAAACAACAGCTACCCGGCTGGAATTCGCCTTTTCCTTCAAACAGTGCATTTGCTGAAAAATCTTTCCATCAGCTTATTACTAATGCCCAACGGCGAGGTACGCTGGAGAAAAAAGCGGTTGAATTCCGATCGTCGGTGCTCATCAATGAAGGGCGAGGTAATTTCACCTTACGACCGCTACCGTCGGTGGCTCAACAAAGTCCCGTATTTGCCATTGCCATTCACGATTTTACGAAAGACGGTAAACCCGATATTTTGCTGGGTGGAAACCTTTGGGGTATGCCTCCCACTAGAGGTCGTCTGGATGCAAGTCGAGGAACCCTGCTGGTTCAAGACTCTTCCCTAATTTTCAAAGAGCATCACGCGGGCAAAGGCTTTTTCAACGGACAGGTTCGTGGCTTTACCTTGGTAAGCGTACAGCAGAAGTACCGTTTGTTCGTAGGGAGAAACAAAGGTAAACTTCAGGCTTTTGCCTTTTAA
- a CDS encoding glycerate kinase — protein sequence MNILLAPDKFRGSLTATKACQAMTEGIREAYPEAHIVALPLSDGGEGFLETLVEATQGTYHEVSCHDPLMRPITARWGESGDGTTAFIEMATASGLALLQPEEYQASQTTTYGTGELMRAAMVSGIKKLVLGIGGSATTDGGIGMAQALGWNFCDSDGRTMPPVGASLPSIHSIHPPEQPAYAGVEIVVASDVTAPLFGPEGAAFVYSPQKGAGTQEVENLDAGLQHLAGVVSRTSVGISSLENKPGAGAAGGLGFGLMAFCGAHLRPGAELVMELVGLDLLLKKAELILTGEGKLDTQSLQGKLIGRLCDKAKPRNIPVLALCGTLAAPPTELRKLGLSYATSILTGPVDLPTALRTAYERLREASFWAIHWYVTQKK from the coding sequence ATGAACATTTTACTCGCTCCTGATAAGTTTCGCGGTTCCTTAACAGCTACTAAAGCCTGTCAGGCGATGACGGAAGGCATTCGGGAAGCGTATCCTGAAGCCCATATTGTAGCTCTTCCGCTCTCGGATGGCGGGGAAGGCTTTCTGGAAACCCTGGTCGAAGCTACGCAGGGAACGTACCATGAAGTAAGCTGTCATGACCCGCTCATGCGACCGATTACAGCCCGCTGGGGGGAATCGGGTGATGGGACGACGGCTTTCATTGAAATGGCTACGGCTTCCGGACTAGCCTTACTACAACCCGAGGAATATCAGGCTAGCCAGACCACCACTTACGGTACCGGTGAACTGATGCGGGCCGCCATGGTTTCGGGTATCAAAAAGCTGGTACTGGGCATTGGCGGCTCCGCTACTACTGATGGCGGCATCGGCATGGCCCAGGCCCTAGGCTGGAACTTTTGCGATTCCGATGGTCGAACAATGCCGCCCGTGGGAGCTTCCTTACCCTCTATCCATAGTATTCACCCACCCGAACAGCCCGCGTACGCAGGTGTAGAAATTGTTGTAGCTTCAGACGTTACAGCTCCACTTTTCGGTCCCGAAGGAGCGGCCTTTGTCTATAGTCCACAAAAAGGAGCCGGTACCCAGGAAGTTGAAAATCTGGATGCGGGATTGCAGCACCTTGCCGGGGTAGTTTCCCGTACCAGCGTTGGCATAAGTTCTTTAGAAAACAAGCCGGGAGCGGGTGCTGCGGGTGGTCTGGGCTTTGGGTTGATGGCTTTTTGCGGAGCCCACTTACGGCCCGGTGCAGAACTGGTAATGGAACTTGTGGGCCTGGATTTATTGTTAAAAAAGGCTGAGCTCATCCTTACCGGCGAGGGAAAGCTGGATACACAAAGCCTGCAGGGCAAACTCATCGGGCGGCTTTGCGATAAGGCCAAGCCCCGGAATATTCCCGTACTCGCTCTATGTGGAACGCTGGCCGCCCCACCCACGGAATTACGAAAGCTGGGCCTCAGTTATGCAACGTCCATCCTAACTGGACCCGTTGATTTACCCACGGCTTTACGTACGGCATATGAACGATTGCGAGAAGCGAGTTTCTGGGCCATTCACTGGTATGTGACTCAAAAAAAATGA
- a CDS encoding thiamine diphosphokinase, with protein MSSHHIIREKQEPALVIANGEACSWELLAQLLEWSPLVVVLDGAIKRVLELGIKVDVLLGDFDRDINLDEIRQAQYPIEFVHTPDQNKTDLEKAFDFLVERGHEAVNVVWATGRRADHTITNITNIVRVRDQIKVVLLDDHSRIFLLDYHYEKWYTAHTPLSLIPVGTVAGIRTEGLTYNLFNESLQIGYRTGSSNEAAQDGMVKISYESGDLLLMECWD; from the coding sequence GTGTCTTCTCATCATATCATCCGCGAAAAACAGGAACCAGCCTTGGTTATTGCCAATGGCGAAGCCTGTAGTTGGGAATTACTGGCCCAATTGCTGGAATGGTCGCCCCTAGTAGTCGTATTGGACGGAGCCATTAAACGTGTACTGGAATTGGGCATTAAGGTCGATGTACTGTTGGGAGATTTTGACCGGGATATTAACCTCGACGAAATTCGCCAGGCTCAGTATCCCATTGAGTTCGTCCATACACCTGACCAGAACAAAACCGATCTGGAAAAAGCCTTTGATTTCCTCGTCGAACGGGGTCACGAAGCCGTAAACGTGGTCTGGGCGACTGGTCGTCGGGCCGATCACACGATCACCAACATTACGAACATCGTCCGGGTACGCGATCAGATCAAAGTGGTCCTATTGGATGACCATTCTCGTATTTTCCTGCTCGATTATCACTACGAAAAATGGTATACGGCCCATACGCCGCTTTCGCTCATCCCCGTGGGTACCGTGGCAGGTATTCGTACCGAAGGGTTAACGTACAATCTGTTTAACGAATCGTTGCAAATTGGTTATCGTACGGGTAGTAGCAACGAAGCCGCTCAGGACGGCATGGTCAAGATTTCGTACGAATCGGGGGATTTACTATTGATGGAATGTTGGGATTAA